The nucleotide sequence AAGCCGCGGCTCCCGGGAAGGAGCTCCGCTGAATTCCCAGCCCGAACCCTCAGGGTCCCCAACGCCTCACCTCGGTGGCGAGCAGGCGCCCGCCCCGGAAGAGAGCCGGCGGCGGCCCCCGCGTCCCCGCAGCGCGCGCTGCCAGGTGAGCCCGACCCCGCCCTCACCTGTCCGAGGCCGCGTCCCGGGGGCTGCCCAGGAGCCGGCGCGCCCCTCACCTGCCGGGACCCGCCACGGCCGCCGCTCGCAGGCGCAGAAACTGCCGGGAcgcgccgggggcgggggcacGTCTCGCGCCGTCCGACTTCTTAGACCCCCGCCCGCCAGCCCCGCCTCCAGGGGGCGGAGGCGGCCGCGCGTCACCTTGGAGCGACCGCCCCCCCAAGCGCGGTCGCGCGGCGGCCGGTGACTCCGCCCGCGGCTGCCCCTGGGCCCCGGCGGGGCGAAGAGGAAGAGATCGCTCTGAACGTACTGGTCCGGCTTCGCTCGCCAAAAAAGCAAGATGCGCCCCAGCAGTCTGTGTTCAAAGTGAGGAAAGAGAGCAAGTGTGACTTGCAAACTTGTAATGGCTGAGTAACGTGTCTCCGCGGATACTCAGAGGAGTGCTTGGGGCCATCGCTCCCGAAGGGATCAGTGGGGAGAGCAAGCTGCGTTTTTACCACCCTGACCCGGGCAGGAGGTACCAgaaccaggcaccccattaagCCCCGCCATGTTTGCAAGACGGCGGCTGCAAGTTCGGCCACGCAGACGCGCTAAGCTCTTTATTTGCTGAGCCTTGGCTCCTGGTCTGGAGAGATTGGGCCGATTTCCGTGCCCAGCGCGGTGAGTACTCCTACTCGGAGACCCTTAGAGATCCTTGGGTCCCATGACTGGCCCTAAAgcgttcagcaaatatttgcccTTGGTTCCTTTCCCATgaactttcttcctccttcctctccttttcctgctgTGCTCTTCTTGCACTTTTATTTACTCTTGATCTCCGCCTGGCGGTTTCTTTTCCACTCGACCTAGGAGCCCATGTCTTCCTTGTGCTGAGTCGGCCTTGCAAGACACTTGGTGGTTAGGGAGGAAACGGGCCAGATCCCTGCCTCCAGGATGTCAGAACTTCACACCCGGCCACCCCCTTGGAAGAGCAGGAATTAGATATAAGAGAGTGTGGGACAGACCTGGCGTTCTATAGGTGATGGGAGTGGGTGGCCTGTCAACTGGAGAATTTAATTGTTGTAATTGGTGCTTAAGAGCCTGGGCTCCGAGTCAGAAAGACCTCACCAAGTCCTGCCTTGGCAACTGATGGTATAAACCCAAGAGTTCACTTAATGCCTCTGAATTCCCACTTTAATAAATGGGGATTCAAATAACAGCTATTGTATAGATTCTGAGAAATACTTAAGTGTTTTAGGTAAAGTACTTAACCACAGTGTCCATGGCCCAGGGATCCACACTTATGAAGCGTTGGCTAATTAGAATAACAGCATGGTAAGAACTGTTGTGGGCCAGGAGGGAGAACATTTAGAACACAAGAGAACTTGGTTGGAAGCAGAGGTGTAGTCTTCACGCAAAGAAGGCATTCAGTAGTGGCTCCCAGTGAATGAACAGAAGGGCTCACCGCTCTCTGATTTGGGGGCTCCTCCTACAATACGCGAtcctatttaattttcacaaaccTGTGAAACAGTTCATAATTTCCCTGGTTGAAGATGAGGAAAATTAGCCTCAGATCCATGAAATCATCGGCCTTGAAGGTATGAACCACGTTCGTAGCAGGCAGAGCAGAGTCACCTGAGCCTAGGGGAATCTGGCTTTTCCCATGGTGGCCCTGCAGGCTGTATCCCCTTCCTCAGGGAGGGAAGGTAATGGGGGAAAAGGGGGACATAAAGGACacgggaagaagggaaagaacagTAAATAGGGAAAGTAACCATAGCATTGAAGGCCACTAATAATACAACAGAATTAAAATAGTAAGTGAACCCACACATAAAAGCTTTTTGCTTCCAACCCCTGCCACAATGGGGTTCCTGTTCTGTGGTTCCTGTAGCTCAACCACAGGCTGAAAAttactaacagcatttttcaatcATTAAATGCTGCAGAAAGTGAAACATCTGAAGAGATAGAAATCTAAGGTCATACCTCCTCATCTCTCACCACAATATACTCTTCTGTCAAGCTTCCTTGAAGTTTTTTTTcgttgctttttctttcttttcttttttttcacttgttcaAATATATTGCCTGCCTCTTTCTAGTATGTTCCATCCAGGAAATTATATCATTGCTTTAACCAACTTGACTTCATTCTGTAACCACAAGAAGCACTTAGAACAGCTGCTAGACTCACATATGTGGCagataaattcaaaatacacTGTTGTGACATTGAATTTCTTGACATAAGCAAGTCTGAACCAAGTTTTATAGGCACTGTCCATGATGCTGTAATGGTGacttttctgaaaaaataaaatagaatctctTTTCTACTCAGTC is from Mustela lutreola isolate mMusLut2 chromosome 7, mMusLut2.pri, whole genome shotgun sequence and encodes:
- the LOC131835453 gene encoding uncharacterized protein LOC131835453, encoding MTAITIAIAIAIIPMCGKVLSVSAETRYSAITSLQVTLALFPHFEHRLLGRILLFWRAKPDQYVQSDLFLFAPPGPRGSRGRSHRPPRDRAWGGGRSKVTRGRLRPLEAGLAGGGLRSRTARDVPPPPARPGSFCACERRPWRVPAGEGRAGSWAAPGTRPRTGEGGVGLTWQRALRGRGGRRRLSSGAGACSPPSIISSNFFQDMSPKTKETKVKMNFWDLIKIKSFCTAKETAKQRGNTWNGRRYLQMTLQRADTQDLQGTPQTQHTQNR